The following are encoded together in the Corticium candelabrum chromosome 1, ooCorCand1.1, whole genome shotgun sequence genome:
- the LOC134198531 gene encoding uncharacterized protein LOC134198531 produces MSITSTAAAAQAQAVKKCCSARPLLKKFGPGPNGKPVTVDVGQCAGSCTSSQFYWDSKPIGGDDRYTGQEPSSPSPLFLASSYLTGRPLNLFFDSTPIPIDRIFGHTIKLPFNCRDVTRIKLKFCLNASRSSLTTTDHIAIWDPQPGNDLALWAPRLTTLYGQWNPNDNGCLEQTFSAGDLTGVVEYVNTYRELNVGVDDDTGVNYLQLQVWYDRLPKVCQPAKTTKVKVALATGVQTVDKILECECSTSKVGPCSRKPKPKLEVFFHNSVFEQTVDVGRCVGHCSFVFVPWWPAEKSYDVVVLATDPTNATRKINQTILAPQRDLKCQPYRTKEVTIRGPNGPICVEMIDECRCNDNCYKMAHFQEFVEVIRLNNQLTAERRRIFNIGKCVGACSNDGRDDGVMYLDDDCPFKCIPTRYINHKPFLLRDGTFKTVSEISDCDCSQVGR; encoded by the exons ATGTCGATCACAAGCACGGCCGCCGCCGCTCAGGCTCAGGCGGTTAAGAAGTGCTGCTCTGCACGACCTCTCTTGAAGAAGTTCGGTCCCG gACCGAATGGGAAGCCGGTCACCGTCGACGTTGGTCAGTGTGCTGGTTCTTGCACGAGTTCGCAGTTTTATTGGGACTCTAAACCAATCGGTGGCGACGACCGGTACACTGGACAGGAACCGTCGTCGCCTAGCCCGTTGTTTCTCGCCAGTTCGTACTTGACCGGTCGACCGCTCAATTTGTTCTTCGACTCGACGCCCATTCCGATCGACCGCATATTTGGTCACACGATCAAATTACCGTTTAACTGTCGAGACGTAACTCGCATTAAACTCAAGTTTTGCCTCAATGCGTCGAGGAGTTCTCTGACGACTACGGATCACATCGCAATCTGGGACCCCCAACCGGGCAACGACCTGGCTTTATGGGCGCCGCGCTTGACGACACTGTACGGTCAATGGAATCCGAACGACAACGGCTGCCTCGAGCAAACGTTTTCGGCCGGTGACTTGACGGGGGTTGTTGAATACGTCAACACGTACAGAGAGCTGAACGTTGGCGTGGACGACGATACCGGCGTGAACTACCTTCAATTGCAAGTATGGTACGACAGATTGCCGAAAGTCTGTCAACCTGCCAAGACGACAAAGGTGAAGGTCGCTCTTGCAACGGGAGTGCAAACCGTCGACAAGATATTGGAGTGCGAGTGTTCTACGAGCAAGGTCGGACCGTGCAGTCGCAAGCCAAAGCCCAAATTGGAGGTCTTCTTTCACAACTCCGTTTTCGAACAGACCGTCGACGTCGGACGGTGCGTCGGCCATTGCAGCTTCGTTTTTGTACCGTGGTGGCCAGCAGAGAAATCGTACGACGTCGTCGTCTTGGCTACCGATCCTACAAATGCCACAAGGAAAATAAACCAAACAATACTCG CTCCACAGAGAGACCTGAAGTGTCAGCCGTACAGAACAAAAGAAGTGACCATCCGTGGACCGAACG GACCAATCTGCGTCGAGATGATTGACGAATGCCGATGCAACGACAACTGCTATAAAATGGCTCACTTTCAAGAGTTCGTTGAAGTAATTCGACTAAACAACCAACTCACCGCAGAACGACGTCGG ATTTTCAACATCGGCAAGTGTGTCGGCGCGTGTAGCAATGACGGGCGAGACGATGGCGTCATGTATCTGGATGACGACTGTCCTTTCAAGTGCATCCCCACACGATACATCAATCACAAACCGTTCTTGCTACGCGACGGTACCTTCAAGACGGTGTCCGAAATCAGTGATTGCGATTGTTCACAAGTTGGCAGATAG